From Asterias rubens chromosome 3, eAstRub1.3, whole genome shotgun sequence, the proteins below share one genomic window:
- the LOC117287979 gene encoding ester hydrolase C11orf54 homolog — protein sequence MIQHGKRRRLWYNNNPTLPDFCKSPITSIKENEAWLKFYDFDAPIICLSVFYSTDPGLDLRIEHTHCFSHHGVGGHYHHDTTPDDVVYRGYFIPAESVYRVDRPEEQWIPTDK from the exons atgattcaacacGGGAAAAGGCGCAGACTTTGGTATAACAATAATCCAACTTTG ccggATTTTTGTAAGAGTCCAATCACCAGTATAAAAGAGAACGAAGCCTGGCTGAAGTTTTATGACTTTGATGCACCAATCATCTGCCTTAGTGTCTTCTATTCCACTGATCCG GGTCTTGACCTACGTATAGAGCACACACATTGTTTCAGTCACCATGGCGTAGGCGGACATTATCACCACGACACCACACCAGATGATGTTGTCTACAGGGGTTATTTCATTCCAGCTGAGAGTGTTTATCGAGTGGATAGACCCGAGGAGCAGTGGATACCTACAGATAAATAA
- the LOC117287740 gene encoding exosome complex component CSL4-like produces the protein MAAPTVCIPGQRLGSAEEYQSGRGTVTRQGFIYSSLAGIQHEEKKGEDLPEIQVLLEDQQTMVPEVGSVVTAKVVNVNPRFCRCAIMGVERTQLTQSFRGMIRKEDIRATEKDKIEVYKSFRPGDVVLARILSLGDAQSYLLSTAENELGVVLAQSEAGVNMIPISWCEMVCPKSHAKEYRKVARVQSQHIIQPSGT, from the exons atggcagccCCCACGGTGTGCATTCCTG GACAGCGTCTTGGAAGTGCTGAAGAATATCAATCTGGGAGAGGAACAGTTACAAGACAAGGTTTCATCTACTCGAGTCTGGCTGGTATTcaacatgaagagaaaaagggAGAAGAT ctTCCTGAAATACAAGTTCTTCTGGAAGATCAACAAACCATGGTGCCAGAAGTAGGTTCTGTTGTCACAGCTAAG gTAGTGAATGTGAACCCTCGGTTCTGTCGCTGTGCCATCATGGGGGTAGAGCGCACTCAACTCACCCAAAGCTTCAGAGGGATGATACGCAAAGAAGACATAAGAGCCACGGAGAAAGATAAAATAGAGGTGTACAAGTCCTTCAGGCCTGGAGATGTGGTCCTTGCAAGAATT CTGTCTTTGGGTGATGCTCAGTCGTATCTCTTGTCGACTGCTGAGAATGAGCTAGGGGTTGTCCTCGCTCAGAGCGAAGCTG GTGTGAATATGATCCCGATCAGCTGGTGTGAGATGGTGTGCCCGAAGTCCCACGCTAAGGAGTACCGCAAAGTAGCTAGGGTACAATCGCAGCACATCATACAACCTTCTGGTACATAG